The Salicibibacter halophilus DNA window CAACAGCCCTTGGGAGATTGATCAGCTATTATAATGTACCTGTTATTGTTTCAGGATTTTTCGAAACAGCTCTTCCATATGAGTGGATGTTTCTATTAACAGTTATTCTGCTCTTTTTATTTATTGGAATGTTTTTGGACACTATACCAGCGATTATATTATTTGTGCCTATCGTGTTACCCACAGCTATGGATTTTGGAATTGATCCTGTGCACTTCGGCATTATAATTATGATGTGTCTGGCAGTTGGGTTGGTTACACCACCGTATGGGTTGTGTTTATTATTGGCTAGCTCCATTGCTAAATTACCTATCGGAAGATCATTTATAGCATTATTACCTTATATAGGCATTACGATCTTAGTTATTCTTATTATTTCTTTTGTACCACAATTGTTTATGTGGGTTCCAGAAATAATGAGATAGCGTTCTCACAAATATAAAAAGAAATGATTTTGGACTGAATGAAGAACAGGAGAGATACTATGCTGGATGTTATTACAATCGGCGATGGGATGGTTACGATGGATCCAAAAACAAGCGGCCCATTGCGTTTTGTGAATGAATTTGAAAGGAAAGTAGGTGGAGCTGAGCTGAATTTCGCTGTCGGTTCAGCTCGACTCGGTTTACGAACGAAGTGGATCAGTCGACTAGGCAACGATGAATTCGGACGGCACATTTTACATTTTATGCGTGGAGAGGGAATTGACGTTTCTGAAGTTGCAATGGTGGATTCGTTTCCAACTTCCGTAAATTTTAAAGAAGTAATGGAAGGAGGTCAGGGCCGCACATTTTATTACCGGGAGAAGTCACCAATGTCGACTCTTTATGCAGCAGACATAAAACCTGAAATGTTCGCAAAAGCACGCGTGCTTCATATTACGGGTGTCTTCCCTTCAATTGCAGAAAAAAACATCGATATTATTCGACGAGCGATTGCTATAGCAAAGGATGAAGGATTGTTGGTTAGTCTGGATCCAAACATTCGTCTAAAAATGTGGAGGTTAGAACGTGCGCGTGACGTTCTTCTGTCCTTCCTCCCGGATATAGATATCTTAATGACAGGATTAGATGAAGCTGAAATGTTGTTTGGTGTAAGGGATAATCATGATGTTGAAAAAGCTGTAAAATCGCATGGAATTGAAACGTTTGCTGTTAAGAAAGGAGCGAACGGTGCTTATGCTATCCACAGCGGTGAGAAAGTTGAGGCTGAAGCGATTCCTGTTAATCAAGTGGTAGATACAGTGGGTGCCGGTGATGGATTCGATGCAGCATTTATCTATGGTATTCTCCAAGGTTGGAAGTTGGAAAGAGTTGTCGATTTTGCCACACTTGTGGGATCAATGGTAGTTGGTGTGCGTGGAGATAACGAAGGGTTGCCCCATTTGGAAGATGCACTCATAAAAATGGGGGAAAAAACAGGTATAGAACGGTAAATGTAAGGGGGACTAATGAGTGAAAATACAACTCGCATTAGATCGATTATCTGAGAATGACGCTTTTGAAATCACTGCGGAAGTGGTGGATTTCATTGACTGGATTGAGATTGGCACGGGCATGATCAAAGAATATGGCATACGAGTCGTAACTGAAATGAAAGATCGTTACCCTCATAAATATGTTGTTGCGGATATGAAAACATGTGATGCCGGTAAACATGAAACTGAGCAAGCGTTGAACGCGGGAGCAGACATCACCACAGTGATGGCATTTGCTTCTGATCGAACCCTAACCGATTCAATTGCGGTAGCTCATGACCTCGATAAACAGGTGATGATTGATCTATTGGGGGTTAAAGAAAACAAAGAGATCAGACGCATTGTTGATTTAGGTGCAACGCTTGTATCTTTGCATTTTGGAAAAGATATGCAAAAAGAAGGGGGTCGGTGAGTAATAGCTTTGATCTGTTGCAGGGAAACCAACATCTGAAAGTTGCGGTAGCCGGGAGCATTAATGAGGAAACTCTGCCAAATATCATCAATCATCAACCGGAAACGGTCATTATAGGGAGTGGGATCACTGGGGCACAAAAACCTCGTGATACAGCTGCTCATTTTCAAAGGATGGTGAAGCACAATGGATTTTTATAAAGAAACAGCTCTGTCTTGTATTAAGGAAGTTCATGCTGTAGTGGAAAAAGTGTCGGAAGATCAATTACATTATTTAGCAAATATGTTAACAACAGCCAAACGTATTTTTATAAGCGGGGAAGGCCGCTCTGGTTTAATGGGGAAAGCCTTCGCGATGCGATTGATGCACGCGGGATACCATGTTTATGTAGTCGGAGAGACAGTTACGCCAAGTATTGAGCGCGGGGATTTGCTTGTGTTGATATCTGGTTCAGGCTCATCTGTGGCGGCGTATGATTTCGCAAAAAAGACTCGAGAAAAAGACGCCAGCATAGCGCTTGTAACCACGAATCGAGACGCGGAAATTGGAAAAATTAGCGATAAATTACTTGTTCTTCCTGCTGCCACAAAATATCGTAAAACTAACGAACCAGACACAATACAACCACTAGGCAATCAATTTGATCAAAGCGTGCATATTCTTCTGGATGCTTTGATCGTTTACCTTAACCAGGAAAGTAATGAAAAGATGCGTAAACGTCATACGAATATGGAATAGGGTAGGTTATTCGATGGAGCAACAAAAGGAGCGGTTAGCAAAAGAAGCGGTTAAATATGTTGAAGAAGGCATGGTCGTTGGACTTGGCTCCGGTTCGACTGTGAATTGGACGCTTGAAAAACTGGCCGAAGAAATCAGCCGTGGTCTCAAAATAAAAGGTGTGCCATCATCTAAAAAAACAGAAGCATACGCACGAAAGCTTGGAATTCCGCTTACGGATTTTTCGAAAGTGGATCAGTTGGATGTAGCAATTGATGGAGCTAATGAAGTTGATGAAAACTTTAACCTTATTAAAGGTGGCGGAGGTTCCCTCTTTAGAGAGAAAATGGTTGGACTCGCAAGCAAAAATCTATTGATTATTATTGAAAACAAAAAAAATGTAGCTCAGTTGGGGTTGCCCGTCCCGGTTGAGGTTGTTCCGTATGGATGGAGGTTAACAGCTGCAGGTATAGAAAAGACCGGTGGTAAGGTTCGCATTAGAAAACATAACGATAAATGTTTCATAACGGATAATGGTAATTATATTTTAGATTGTTCTTTTGGAAATCTCAACGACCCTTACCGAACAAACCAAAGCTTGAAACTCCTGGTAGGCGTTGTGGAAACCGGTTTGTTCGTCAATATGGCAAGTACAGTCATTGTCGGGAAGGGTGAGAAAGTAGAAACGATGGCTAAGTAGGATGATTGTCGAATGCCCAGAATATTGATAGGAGAGAAATTCGATTAGTTTCTAAAGATCATAATATCGAAGCCATTAACCAAAGTTAATATCTATAGAGTTAAGAATATAAAGGCTGAACTTTTATCGTAGAATACATCTATGCTATTTCAAAGTGGTAATTGGCAGAAATAGTGAGTACCCATAACCCCTCAGGTTTTTAGCCCTATAAAAAAGGTTCTCCCATATAGCATCTATTAAGTAGACGCGCTTGCTTTATGCGTTATGGATTTTTACACATTAGTAATCAACTAAAGTATAAGTAAAACTACGGCTTTCCCCAAGTCTTTATGATGGAAGCCAGGTTTTTCTAATGTTGACTTACTTTACAATGGGTTATATGATAAAGATGTAATCAAACGAAAACAAAGAGGGTGAACTGTAGGACCATGAAGTACTAATCCTGTTTTTTCAGAACCGATATGCATGCACTGTAACCTCCTTCAAAATGAAGGTTTCTTTTGCATGTCATTTTCCTTGGTTCAGAATAGGATTGGTCTTTTTTTATTGTACACCCTTCGTGTGTCGGTAAGCCCCCTATTCTGAACGTGTGTCTTGAATAGGGGGCTATTTTTGTGCGCGATGAATAGTCTCCATCTTTAAAAGAAATGGAGATGATTTGATTGGTCTTTATACAATTACAGAACATCCGCTTTGATGTAAAAGATCGAACGTTATTTCAAGCAAATGACTTAAAGATTCACCAGGGAGATCGTATCGGTCTCGTCGGCCGC harbors:
- a CDS encoding orotidine 5'-phosphate decarboxylase / HUMPS family protein, whose protein sequence is MKIQLALDRLSENDAFEITAEVVDFIDWIEIGTGMIKEYGIRVVTEMKDRYPHKYVVADMKTCDAGKHETEQALNAGADITTVMAFASDRTLTDSIAVAHDLDKQVMIDLLGVKENKEIRRIVDLGATLVSLHFGKDMQKEGGR
- a CDS encoding sugar kinase translates to MLDVITIGDGMVTMDPKTSGPLRFVNEFERKVGGAELNFAVGSARLGLRTKWISRLGNDEFGRHILHFMRGEGIDVSEVAMVDSFPTSVNFKEVMEGGQGRTFYYREKSPMSTLYAADIKPEMFAKARVLHITGVFPSIAEKNIDIIRRAIAIAKDEGLLVSLDPNIRLKMWRLERARDVLLSFLPDIDILMTGLDEAEMLFGVRDNHDVEKAVKSHGIETFAVKKGANGAYAIHSGEKVEAEAIPVNQVVDTVGAGDGFDAAFIYGILQGWKLERVVDFATLVGSMVVGVRGDNEGLPHLEDALIKMGEKTGIER
- the rpiA gene encoding ribose-5-phosphate isomerase RpiA, with the protein product MEQQKERLAKEAVKYVEEGMVVGLGSGSTVNWTLEKLAEEISRGLKIKGVPSSKKTEAYARKLGIPLTDFSKVDQLDVAIDGANEVDENFNLIKGGGGSLFREKMVGLASKNLLIIIENKKNVAQLGLPVPVEVVPYGWRLTAAGIEKTGGKVRIRKHNDKCFITDNGNYILDCSFGNLNDPYRTNQSLKLLVGVVETGLFVNMASTVIVGKGEKVETMAK
- a CDS encoding beta/alpha barrel domain-containing protein, giving the protein MSNSFDLLQGNQHLKVAVAGSINEETLPNIINHQPETVIIGSGITGAQKPRDTAAHFQRMVKHNGFL
- the hxlB gene encoding 6-phospho-3-hexuloisomerase; its protein translation is MDFYKETALSCIKEVHAVVEKVSEDQLHYLANMLTTAKRIFISGEGRSGLMGKAFAMRLMHAGYHVYVVGETVTPSIERGDLLVLISGSGSSVAAYDFAKKTREKDASIALVTTNRDAEIGKISDKLLVLPAATKYRKTNEPDTIQPLGNQFDQSVHILLDALIVYLNQESNEKMRKRHTNME